cATTGCGCCGGTGGTGTCGGCGCGGTAGGAACGTCCGGCGATCTATCGCCAGCTCGCGCCAGCTTGGATGTAAAAAATGACTCCGGCTTAAAACTGAAAGCAGCGCCGGCCGACCAATAAATGAGTCCAGGGCGGCCGAACACCGAGCGAATAAGAAGATCGATCGCACCTTTCCCGAATGGtggatgctggctggtgcttTGGGGGGGGTTGGGTGATGGTGGAAGGATCCTCTCTGGACTTCTCTCTCGAGAAGCAACCAACGAAACCATCCGCCAAGTGTGCGGCAAAGATGATAGCAATCATCATAATTGattacgtacgtacgtacgtacgtacagACCTCATCTCCCTTCATCCTCCCACTGCCTGCTGCGTTGCCTTTGCtttcatttacaaaaaaaaatcatcgaagATCAACTCGCGGATCGGTCGTCTCGGTCTTATGGGGGCCGTGGTCGTCCGGGTCCGCGAACTCGGGGAGGACGCAAGGTCTTCGCTCGAGTTATTTCCGCTATTTTTCCTCGGATGTTTTCCACTCGTCTCGtgcgttttctctctctctctcttcgtttcgtttcgtttcgtttcgtttcgtttgctggatcgctctctcattctctctctctctctctctctctgtctttttctctccGGTAATAAAAgcgatcgctcgttcgctgctTTTCGGGCTAACTCTCGTCTGGGAGTCCAAAAATTGGTTGTTGGTTCCCGCGAGACGCGATGGACGATGCGATGCATCTTTCTCGATCTCGCACCAgacgatgacgctgatgatcgTCACTCGGTGCATCGTTgcacgcgcgctctctctctctctcccactctcaTTGTCTGTCAGACTAATCTCGCTCCCAACTGACGCCACAATGacgcctcgatcgatcgtgtcgCTGGCGGAAGGAGGCTGGACGAGCCGTCCTTCTTCCTCTGGTGATCGGGATCTTTTCGacaatcgtttcgtttccaacGCATCTTCTTCCAGTTCTGGGGCAGGTAGATCCGGAGCCGGGCATGCCTTGAGCAAGGTCACCCGAACAGCAGACTGCTGCAGTCTCTGGTTTGGGAGTTTTCGGACGAAGTTtgaaccaaggtactttaaaaagacaggtagcatcttaaccgctttgacaggtcaccattttgaatttttatgacattcatagcagggcacttttatcaacaaaaccacgtgagtttcaagaagaagaagaagaagatatgggcaagtttggtggttttatcaaggaaagtacctgatttcactctttttcggatgtttaaatgattcatctctctatttaagatcaatcgagcaaccgagttatgttttacagcgagtgagcacggtccaggaacgctagccagctcttgttctaggccgggtggcaagacctacggaccgataccatattgaaactattgaaagaattttgggaatatttgcataaacttcaactttcgtgccacttttcgtgaattttaactgtcgtaataccacagaaaagcgaaaacacctccgaaaagagcgtccccgaagtaaacatcccaccatcccgtgaatgtcaaactctgaagttttttctaaaatacgatcggggatttgttctggataaagctacctgtctttttaaagtaccttggtttgAACGATGCGAGGATGACACTCGATCGCGTTCTGTGTGTTCGGGAACGGGAAAGAAGCACCAACACGTCAAAGGGGATGTCCCCGAtactcgtcgccgtcgttgatcctttttttccccctcccttcgctCCACGATCGACAAACTCAAGCATTCCATTAcacttgcgtgcgtgtgtgtgtgtgtgtgtgtgtacggatGAAACCGAAATTTATAAACTGTGAAGCAATCAACATTCTTCTTCAACGCGATCGCGGGTTGAAGCTTGGAGTgcggctcctcctccttgttcCTGCGGGCGCATttttcgcgatcgatcgccacctTCTCCATCCTCATGGCGATCGTGCGACGATCGTGCATTCTGCGAAGCGATCTCTTcggcccctctctctctcgctcttctattctctctctctctttggcgcGCTCTCTGCTCTACACATTGCGCTCACGAAGACACGCTTCTACGCTCTCGAACCGATCGCAGGTGAGAACCACCGGACACTCATCTCGCGTCGgtcgaacggaacggtggtttgcgcgtcgcgtcgtcgtcgcttcttcgtcgagttcgtcgcttgtgcgtgcgtgcagggCTCCGATGGGTACTAgtaccatcgatcgatgaccAGTGTGATGGCGGCACcgacaacagtagcaacagcagtagcagcagcagcagcagcagcagcagcagcagctagcctTACCGTGCCGTGTCTCTGGTTACGGTACTGTGCCCGGGTGTTGTGTTccggatcgcgatcgttcaCCACCTTCGACCTCAACCAAAGACAACGTTTCGTCTGCTGACGGACGCGTCCGCACCCGCTACCGatcgactgtgtgtgtgtgtgtgtgtgtgtgtgtgtgtgcgtagttTGTGGTGTCcatggtgtgtggtgttggcCTCGGTATCACTGAAAGGGATGCTCCCTCTGGTTGGATCGGAGGATCGAGAGCCTGAACGGGTCAGGTCGGTGATCAGTACGtaaacggtgacggtgatcaTTCTCGTCATCTCTCGTGGATGTGCGCGCCCCTATCgacccttctcctccaccaccaccatcactacctcctcctcttggttcttcccttcttcttcttcttctcgtcgatcgtgcGAATCGCGATCACGACCCCAAAGCGGAGTGGAGGAAAGTGTGTTAACGGACCGCGCgagtgctctgtgtgtgtgtgcgtgttggtgtgtgttggaaTCAGCGTcaatcagagagagagagagagagaaagagagagagtgtgtgagagagagaaaaagaaggagagctTGTGGTTTCGGCGCGatgcacggaacggaacggcgtcGCCAGCGAAGGGTGCACCATGGGGCTGGTGGTCCGGCTAGTGGTGTTGGCGGTGTCAGTGGCATAACCGTGGCAGCCTCGGTTCactcgaacggtggtggtggcggcgctgGCAGCACGCTACTGAGCCAAGCGGCCTCGGTACATCAACCCTCGATACACCCGACCGTCTGGGAGATACTGTCGGCCGAGCTGATCCTTTCGGTAATGCTACGGCTCTTGATGATGATCCCAGGGACCTCGAAATCTCTTCTAGTCCTTTCTGTGccttgtttgtgtttcttgtCCTTGTTGTCCTTCAGTGTCAGAGTctttacgtgtgtgtgtgcgcgtgtgtctaatcggttctctctttctctctttcttcttcgtctccgtctccCCCAGAATGAACCGGAGGGAACGCCGGAACTGCCGGCCGCCAATCGGGCCCTGTTCCTCGAGAAGGTCCGTCAATCGAACACGGCCTGCCAGAACGGGGACTTCAGTACGGCGGTCCAGCTCTACACCGATGCGCTCGGGCTGGATCCGGGCAACCACATCCTCTACAGTAACCGTTCGGCGGCTCGCCTCAAACAGGGCCAGTTCGCGCTCGCCCTCCAGGATGCGACACGTGCCCGCGAACTCTGCCCTCAGTGGCCAAAGGCGTACTTCCGCCAGGGTGTTGCCCTCCAGTGTCTCGGCCGGTACGGTGAAGCGCTGGCCGCGTTCAGTGCCGGCCTTGCACAAGATCCCAACAGTAAGCAGCTGCTGGCGGGGTTGGTCGAAGCATCGATCAAAAGTCCGCTCCGGCACGCGCTGGAGCCGACGTTCCAGCAGTTGAAAGCGATGAAACTGGACCAATCGCCATTCGTCGTGATTTCCGTCGTCGGTCAGGAATTGCTCGGTGCCGGCCAGTATCATGCGGCCGTCACGGTGCTCGAATCGGCCCTCAGGATCGGTTCCTGTTCGCTTAAACTGCGTGGTTCCGTGTTTTCCGCCCTCAGCTCAGCCCACTGGGCACTGAATCAGCTCGATAAAGCGATCGCGTACATGCAGCAGGATCTGGCCGTGGCCAAAAGTCTCGGCGATACGGCTGGCGAGTGCCGGGCACACGGGAACCTCGGTTCCGCGTACTTTAGCCAGGGTTCGTACAAGGAAGCGCTAACGTCCCACCGTTACCAGCTGGTGCTCGCGATGAAATGCAAGGATACGCAGGCGGCTGCCGCCGCCCTAACCTCGCTCGGGCACGTCTACACCGCGATCGGTGACTACCCGAATGCGCTCGCCTCCCATAAGCAGTGCGTACAGCTGGTGAAGCAGATGGGCGATCGGTTGCAGGAGGCGCGCGAAATCGGTAACGTCGGTGCCGTGTACCTGGCGATGGGTGAGTTCGATTCGGCGGTCGATTGTCACACGCAGCACCTGCGGTTAGCGCGGAAGCTCGGCAATCAGGTCGAGGAAGCCCGGGCGTACAGTAATCTTGGTTCGAGCTACCATTACAAGCGTAACTTTACGCAAGCCATCACGTACCACGAGAGTGTGCTGCGGATCGCGCAGCAGCTGggtgatcgagcgatcgaagcCCGGGCGTACGCCGGGCTCGGTCATGCCGCACGCTGTGGCCATGATTTTGTGCAAGCGAAACGGTGGCACGAGAAGCAACTGGAAATGGCCCTAGCAGCGCGGGATAAGGTCGGTGAGGGGCGCGCCTGTTCGAACCTTGGCATCGTGTACCAGCTGCTCGGTGAGCACGATGCAGCCCTCAAGCTACACCAGGCACACCTGACAATCGCACGCCAGCTCCAGGATAAAGCCGGAATGGGCCGTGCGTACGGGAACATCGGTAACGCCTACTCAGCCGCCGGTTACTACGAATCCGCCATCAAGTACCACAAGCAGGAGCTAATCATCAGCAAGGAAGTGCACGACCGCAGTGCCGAAGCATCGACGCACGGTAATCTGGCCGTCGCTTACCAAGCCCTCGGTGCCCACGATATGGCCCTAATGCACTACCGGGCACACCTGAACATTGCGCGCGAACTAAAGGACACTGCGGGCGAGGCATGCGCCCTTCTCAATCTCGGTAACTGCCTTAGCTCACGGCAAGAGTTCGCCCAAGCCGTACCGTACTACGAGCAGTACCTGATGCTCTCCCAGGAACTCGGTGATGTGGCGGCCGAAGGGAAAGCCTGCCATTTTCTCGGCTACGCACACTACTGCATCGGTAACTACCGGGAGGCGGTCCGGTACTACGACCAAGACCTGGCCCTTGCCAAAGATCTACAGAACAAAATGAACATGGGCCGGGCGTACTGCAACCTCGGGTTGGCTCATCTCGCCCTCGGCAATACCGGTGGAGCGCTCGAGTGTCAAAAGTACTTCCTAGCGATCGCCCACATGACGAACCATCTGCCCGGGAAGTTCCGCGCCCTCGGGAACATCGGTGACGTGCTCATCCGAATGGGTGACGTCGATGAAGCGATCAAAATGTACCAACGGCAGCTGGCACTCGCACGGCAAACGCGCGAACGGGGCATGGAAGCGGCCGCCTGTGGTGCCCTCGGTCTCGCCCATCGTCTGCTGAAAAAGTTCGACAAAGCACTCGGTTACCACACGCAGGAGCTAACGTTGCGCCAGGAAATGGGCGATCTACCGGGCGAATGCCGTGCCCACGGTCATCTCGGTGCCGTCCATATGGCGCTCGGGAACTACACGCACGCCGTCAAATGCTACCAGGAGCAGCTCGAGCGTGCCCAGGAACTGCAGGATTCGGCCGTCGAAGCGCAAGCGTTCGGGAACCTCGGCATCGCCCGCCTTAACATGGGCCACTACGAGGATGCGATCGGTTACCTGGAGCAACAGCTCGGTACACTCGAGCAGGTAAACACACCAACAGCCCAGCACGATCGTGCCCGTGCCCTTGGCCATCTGGGCGATTGTTACGATGCGCTCGGTGACTATCACGCCGAAGCAATCAAATGCCACGAACGCCATCTACAGCTGGCGATCGCACTGCAGAGCGCCCGGGACCAGGAACGGGCGTACCGGGGCCTGGGCAATTGCTACAAATCCGTCGGTAACCTACAGGAAGCGCTCGTCTGTCTCGAGAAGCGGCTCGTCGTAGCGCACGAGCTCGGTAGCCCGGAGGCGAAAGCGGCCGCGTACGGTGATCTCGGTGCGATCCACAGTGCACTCGGGAACTACGAGCAGGCCATCAACTGTCTCGAGCATCAGCGGGACATTGCCCGTGATCTCGGCGATCGGGTACTGACATCGGACGCACTCAGTGGGCTCGGTGGTGTGTTCCAGCAGATGGGTGATTACGAGGAATCGCTCCGGCTGCACAAACAGGACCTGGAGCTGTGCGAAGCGATCAACCATGGTACGCTGCAGGCGAGAGCCTGCGGGAACCTCGGTTCGGTGTACGATTCGCTGGCCAACTTCCAGGACTCGGCACGGTACTACGAAAAGCAGCTAACGCTAACGGGCGATCGGTTAACGAAGGCACACGCATGTCTGGCGCTCGGGCGGGTTTATCACATGATGGAACAGATCCCACCCGCCATTAACTTCCTCCGGCAGGGTCTAGCGATCGCGCAGTCACTGAACAAACTCGAAGATGAGGCTAAGATACGGTACCGGCTCGGGATGTCGCTGCTAGCGTCCGGTGATGACGATACGGCCCGCCAGCAGATGGAAAGTGCTGCCCAGATACTGGAATCGATCCGCAGCGATCAGGTGACGGCCGAGGCACGTACCGCTCTGTACGATCTGCAGACCTCCTGCTATCAGTCACTGCAGCGGGTACTGGTTGGGCTGGGGCGCAACGAGGAAGCGCTGGTCGCGGCCGAACGTTGCCGTTCACGGATGGGTGCCGATTCGAACCAGAGTGCCGAAAATTCGCTCAACAATCGCAAAACGTTGCTCACGTGCAGTGAGTACATCTTCGATACGGTTAATCGCAGCAAGACGAGCATCATCTACTACAGTCTGGCCGGGAATGAGCTGTACGCGTGGTTCCTTCAGCCTCAGAAGCGCATCGTACGCTTCCACGCGACGACAATCGACGAACAGACGCTaccgatgaagaagaagcagctacTGATGGCGGCGCTCGGTACGGAGAAGAAAAtgatcggcggtggtggtggtggtggtgctggtcagcagcaacagcaacatcaacagcagcaggacggaTCGTTGCAAGGTGAGAGTTTGCTCGAGCAGTACATCAATTACGTGCGCGATAGTTTGGGCGTTAACTCGGGCAGCGTGCTGCAGGAGGGTGATGGTAGTGGGTGGAAATCGTCGAACGAGAACCTGATCGACGATTTCGCCAACGAGCGGGCCGGCTTTCTGCGGATGGTCAACCGGAATCATCTGATGAACTCGAGCAACTATTCGCTCAGTTCGCTGTTTAGTCTCGGTAGTGTCGGTGGTTCCGTCGCAAGTCTGCAGGGTTCAACAAGGTAAGTAGAGAGGTGTTTTgcgggcgcgagcgcgcgttaCGCACAGGAACTTATATccctttgctcgctcgctggctcgttgTAGATCGATTGGAAGCCTGCAGGGATCGACACGATCGAGACGCTCGAACATGCTGCCACCGTGGCAGGGACCGTCCTGTCTGCACGTGCTCTACAATCTGCTGCTTGCACCGTTCGAGGATCTTCTACCGGACATTAGCACAAGTAAGGCCAGGGTTTCCACTTCCTCTTTGCTCGAACCTTTCCAGCtaacgcgctctctctttctctctctctctctctctctctctctctctctctctctctcttgctgtccCTTCTAGCGGCTCGTATCGGTCGGCGAGAGTTGATTCTGGTGCTCGAGAAGGAACTGTACCTGGTACCGTTTGCGATCCTGCGCAGTGGTGATGAGGATGGTGAATATCTGTCCGAACGTTGCTCACTCCTGACCGTACCATCGCTCCACACGTTGCGCCAGAAGAGTCGTACGAAAACGCGAGAACCAGGTAAGTGCTGAAACCGATTGAAATGCAGAAAAATTCCCATGTTCTCACCCCCGTGTACTTCTGTTGCAGCCGAAGGACTAAACAGTGCGCTGGTGATCGGTGGCCCGAAAATACCGGCCACCCTATCGGAAACGTGGGGCTGGTCGGAATCACCGGCATCACTGCAAGAGGCGGCCATGGTGAGCGATATGCTCGGCACGAAACCCCTCGTCAGCTCGAACGCCACAAAGGAAGCGATCGTGGCCGAACTGCCCGGTGCCGAGTGCGTTCACTTTGCGGCCAACGTTAGCTGGAAGCTCGGTGCGGTCGTACTGAGTCCGGGCGATCTGCTCGACACACCATCCGCCTCCTCCCAGAAACGGCTCCTGtacggtggttccggttcaaCGACACTATCGATCACcgcaacggcgacgacaacgatgacaacgacagGGGTAGCGGCATCAATGGCGTCCAATGAGCTACAATCTTCACTCACCGGCCCTGGTTCGGCcggtgatgccgatgatgatccatCGGATCGACTATCACCCTCGAACATGGAGATACCGCCCCTGTCCGACTTCGTCCTTAGCCGATCGGATCTCCAATCGATGAAGCTCGGTGCGAAGCTAGTCGTACTGAGCTCGTACCACTCCGTCGAACCGATCACTGGCCGTGGGGTAGCGAATCTGGCCAGTAGCTGGCTGtatgccggtaccggtgccgtcCTTGTCTCACTCTGGCCCGTCCCCGAGACGGCGGCCAAGATTCTGCTGCGTGCGTTCTACTCCGCCCTGCTCCAAGGTACCCGTGCCGCCAAAGCACTGGCCGAAGCGATGCAAACGGTACAGCACACGAAACACTTTGCCCATCCGGCGAACTGGGCCGGTTTCATCCTCATCGGTGGCAACGTGCGGCTCTCGAACAAGGTCGCCCTGATTGGGCAGGCACTGTGCGAGCTGATGCGCACCCCGGACAAGTGTCGTGATGCGCTGCGCGTTTGTCTGCATCTGGTCGAGAAGAGCCTTCAGCGGATACACCGAGGTCAGAAGAATGCCATGTACACGACACAGAAGAGCATCGACAATAAGGCGGGCCCGGTCGGTGGCTGGAAGGATCTACTGATGGCCGTCGGTTTCCGCTTCGAACCGGCCGCTAACGGCATCCCCTCGAGTGTGTTCTTCCCCCAGAGTGATCCCGAGGACCGGTTGTCGCAGTGTTCGGCCAGTCTGCAGGCTTTGCTCGGCCTCTCACCGACCACACTGCACGCCCTCTCGAAGCTGGTGCATGGGGCGGAGATCGCCGATGAGATCATTGGCGTGATGCGTCACGTGGTGGCCCAGTTCCCATCGAAGGGTCCCAATGTTAGCAACACCGCTACACTCCCGATAGCTGAAGCAGGAAGTGGACAGATCGTAGGGGGAGGTGAGAGTGCCAT
The sequence above is a segment of the Anopheles darlingi chromosome 2, idAnoDarlMG_H_01, whole genome shotgun sequence genome. Coding sequences within it:
- the LOC125951265 gene encoding tetratricopeptide repeat protein 28, which encodes MHGTERRRQRRVHHGAGGPASGVGGVSGITVAASVHSNGGGGGAGSTLLSQAASVHQPSIHPTVWEILSAELILSNEPEGTPELPAANRALFLEKVRQSNTACQNGDFSTAVQLYTDALGLDPGNHILYSNRSAARLKQGQFALALQDATRARELCPQWPKAYFRQGVALQCLGRYGEALAAFSAGLAQDPNSKQLLAGLVEASIKSPLRHALEPTFQQLKAMKLDQSPFVVISVVGQELLGAGQYHAAVTVLESALRIGSCSLKLRGSVFSALSSAHWALNQLDKAIAYMQQDLAVAKSLGDTAGECRAHGNLGSAYFSQGSYKEALTSHRYQLVLAMKCKDTQAAAAALTSLGHVYTAIGDYPNALASHKQCVQLVKQMGDRLQEAREIGNVGAVYLAMGEFDSAVDCHTQHLRLARKLGNQVEEARAYSNLGSSYHYKRNFTQAITYHESVLRIAQQLGDRAIEARAYAGLGHAARCGHDFVQAKRWHEKQLEMALAARDKVGEGRACSNLGIVYQLLGEHDAALKLHQAHLTIARQLQDKAGMGRAYGNIGNAYSAAGYYESAIKYHKQELIISKEVHDRSAEASTHGNLAVAYQALGAHDMALMHYRAHLNIARELKDTAGEACALLNLGNCLSSRQEFAQAVPYYEQYLMLSQELGDVAAEGKACHFLGYAHYCIGNYREAVRYYDQDLALAKDLQNKMNMGRAYCNLGLAHLALGNTGGALECQKYFLAIAHMTNHLPGKFRALGNIGDVLIRMGDVDEAIKMYQRQLALARQTRERGMEAAACGALGLAHRLLKKFDKALGYHTQELTLRQEMGDLPGECRAHGHLGAVHMALGNYTHAVKCYQEQLERAQELQDSAVEAQAFGNLGIARLNMGHYEDAIGYLEQQLGTLEQVNTPTAQHDRARALGHLGDCYDALGDYHAEAIKCHERHLQLAIALQSARDQERAYRGLGNCYKSVGNLQEALVCLEKRLVVAHELGSPEAKAAAYGDLGAIHSALGNYEQAINCLEHQRDIARDLGDRVLTSDALSGLGGVFQQMGDYEESLRLHKQDLELCEAINHGTLQARACGNLGSVYDSLANFQDSARYYEKQLTLTGDRLTKAHACLALGRVYHMMEQIPPAINFLRQGLAIAQSLNKLEDEAKIRYRLGMSLLASGDDDTARQQMESAAQILESIRSDQVTAEARTALYDLQTSCYQSLQRVLVGLGRNEEALVAAERCRSRMGADSNQSAENSLNNRKTLLTCSEYIFDTVNRSKTSIIYYSLAGNELYAWFLQPQKRIVRFHATTIDEQTLPMKKKQLLMAALGTEKKMIGGGGGGGAGQQQQQHQQQQDGSLQGESLLEQYINYVRDSLGVNSGSVLQEGDGSGWKSSNENLIDDFANERAGFLRMVNRNHLMNSSNYSLSSLFSLGSVGGSVASLQGSTRSIGSLQGSTRSRRSNMLPPWQGPSCLHVLYNLLLAPFEDLLPDISTTARIGRRELILVLEKELYLVPFAILRSGDEDGEYLSERCSLLTVPSLHTLRQKSRTKTREPAEGLNSALVIGGPKIPATLSETWGWSESPASLQEAAMVSDMLGTKPLVSSNATKEAIVAELPGAECVHFAANVSWKLGAVVLSPGDLLDTPSASSQKRLLYGGSGSTTLSITATATTTMTTTGVAASMASNELQSSLTGPGSAGDADDDPSDRLSPSNMEIPPLSDFVLSRSDLQSMKLGAKLVVLSSYHSVEPITGRGVANLASSWLYAGTGAVLVSLWPVPETAAKILLRAFYSALLQGTRAAKALAEAMQTVQHTKHFAHPANWAGFILIGGNVRLSNKVALIGQALCELMRTPDKCRDALRVCLHLVEKSLQRIHRGQKNAMYTTQKSIDNKAGPVGGWKDLLMAVGFRFEPAANGIPSSVFFPQSDPEDRLSQCSASLQALLGLSPTTLHALSKLVHGAEIADEIIGVMRHVVAQFPSKGPNVSNTATLPIAEAGSGQIVGGGESAIEVPLSVRLWRVSGCHELLASLGFDLMEVGQDQVTLRTGKQANRRNCQFVLQALLALFDTQEAPKSLGIESSSSSSESLNEDDSGDEQPSTVASGQQDAQAITAGHAQQQQQQQQPGSTQQQQQQQQQQQQQQQQQQQLMKGSTSSTVSPTPTNADSQQRSISPAVTVKSQSSYNNFTNSRPPLPLRRVPFLSTRSAFISYVRRRGEPDGGQTEVVSGVQQQQQQQQQQQQQSSATAPLDTSLANTTDSELSDGYTTQQILLKSDHLAKGLGYSSLRGTIKVSRPGGGGESDAAFTPSPPVTLQNVDPNVSLALAHQTRIKNLYTNNNGHHLGPAPPLPPGVAAAAAGTVGPGAGTVTGPPPAPTMGMTAAGLLSGHHLGGYNIHGDMPLSRSHPADTGPVHHHPNPATNNHHRHRPDSSSSASSATDWEGSGHATVLRRAQGHHLPPLPPPRQTLPMVESLRPLAPLAPVYNNINGSASVGGGSVGGKQLVNGVSGAGGVVGPNGNRAPPPPTLSSMLESTSSDSEFERSFDLPGGSSAASISSKLTSLAHSLQSMRSRNKLGRPLGAGTGAGSHHQQQQQQQQQQQLSHGHGQLHHSRTATGGAGKLSASTLTSFDHHQFGFLDRLSCRTEIPTAATLGNHLGVAPAAHRKLINANALSTLPDDERTLNLNASKLYFSPTDAEIIPLSDATAELGLVGGTGKPPHHQPLLTSVMTVSGAGGGNVGIASGGKDGNGNGNSGGAGGATGSTTSGGNATSTSQKTIQDSILRHMSREMTPTISEVYHERNIGLGLAPSLSKLLLSKNYDEATDLKGPPNGANGGNGVGGSVGSCGGSSSSASAAASAAAAAAASLLNKPSAALTVGNLAEAMNEIEMNATTSSKLDVEGACGICSSPSDLLCGCSATSTVAAVAAMTAALGASTIAGKKSSSNKPWLSNVSPNIVKASDLTTADILEQQKQLKSSSVASGLTSNLSSSTENSLSTVVKRSGSPFSDLSRRDEGDGRSVADSQCSGSFRTDITGSTVTTSKSSHNQQQQQQQQQQQQQQQQQQQQQQQQQHQSGSLGISNEHLNGQSQQPQQSSTLSVSVSSVTQQRSKYIIDT